The Stigmatella erecta genome window below encodes:
- a CDS encoding tetratricopeptide repeat protein, which yields MDVRCDRCKSQYQLEDARIPEAGLTVQCPSCQYVFGLKKKSLLITLPVKPGQEQSSPVVVLGSAASAAASEEGPEPGLPPAGAGERSREWRVRQASGNVFSLKDLTTLQKWIIERKVVRDDEISLTGDSWKRLGDIAELATFFQVLDEAQRASLLQAQMELGKALGTPKPGAPIGGTPASAGNLSPRPQGPVAMRRGSPLPLLVLLLLGAGGAFYYFQVWGPQREEAARAESARQEEERQAQLRAERAAAEASPVAPDAEGGNDPSDAGKALAAAVPPASQDAGSGEDAVELVDVGALPDADAGADAGEAVDAGVEADAGTDLDGGSPPVKRPEPVRDYNYYMAQGNRLRARERFVAAAEAFANAAELEPERAEPYSGRGLALLDLGNPQEAAPEFEQALRLNPRYGEAMIGLAETYRSQGKKAEAIRYYQRYLEILPEGPEAEVARSAIERLMQ from the coding sequence ATGGACGTCCGATGTGATCGCTGTAAGTCGCAGTACCAGCTGGAGGACGCCCGAATCCCCGAGGCCGGTCTCACCGTTCAGTGCCCCTCGTGCCAGTACGTCTTCGGCCTGAAGAAGAAGTCGCTGCTCATCACGTTGCCGGTGAAGCCAGGCCAGGAGCAGTCCTCGCCGGTGGTGGTCCTGGGCAGCGCCGCGTCCGCGGCGGCCTCCGAGGAGGGACCGGAGCCGGGCCTTCCTCCCGCCGGGGCCGGTGAGCGGTCCCGCGAGTGGCGGGTGCGCCAGGCCAGTGGGAACGTCTTCTCCCTCAAGGATCTCACCACGCTCCAGAAGTGGATCATCGAGCGCAAGGTGGTGCGCGATGACGAGATCTCCCTGACGGGGGACAGCTGGAAGCGGCTCGGGGACATCGCCGAGCTGGCGACCTTCTTCCAGGTGCTGGATGAGGCCCAGAGGGCCTCCCTGCTTCAGGCGCAGATGGAGCTTGGCAAGGCCCTGGGGACCCCGAAGCCGGGCGCGCCCATAGGGGGCACGCCAGCGAGCGCCGGGAATTTGAGCCCCCGGCCTCAGGGCCCGGTGGCCATGCGGCGGGGCAGCCCGCTTCCGCTCCTGGTGTTGCTCCTGCTGGGGGCGGGCGGGGCCTTCTATTACTTCCAGGTGTGGGGGCCCCAGCGCGAGGAGGCGGCGCGAGCGGAGTCCGCCCGGCAAGAGGAGGAGCGGCAGGCGCAGCTCCGCGCGGAGCGGGCCGCCGCCGAAGCGTCCCCCGTCGCCCCGGACGCTGAGGGTGGGAATGACCCCTCGGACGCGGGGAAGGCGCTCGCCGCGGCGGTGCCCCCTGCCTCCCAGGACGCGGGGAGTGGGGAAGACGCGGTGGAACTGGTCGATGTGGGCGCCCTCCCGGACGCGGACGCGGGCGCGGATGCAGGGGAGGCGGTGGACGCGGGCGTAGAGGCGGACGCGGGGACGGACCTGGATGGGGGAAGCCCTCCGGTGAAGCGGCCCGAGCCCGTGCGCGACTACAACTACTACATGGCACAAGGCAACCGCCTGCGGGCGCGGGAGCGCTTCGTGGCGGCCGCGGAGGCCTTCGCGAACGCGGCGGAGCTCGAGCCGGAGCGGGCGGAGCCCTACTCGGGCCGGGGGCTGGCGCTGCTGGACCTGGGCAACCCCCAGGAGGCGGCCCCTGAGTTCGAGCAGGCCCTCCGGCTCAACCCCCGGTACGGGGAGGCCATGATTGGACTTGCGGAGACCTACCGCTCCCAGGGAAAGAAGGCGGAAGCGATTCGCTACTACCAGCGGTACCTTGAGATCCTCCCGGAGGGTCCCGAGGCGGAGGTGGCGCGCAGCGCCATCGAGCGTTTGATGCAGTGA
- a CDS encoding zf-TFIIB domain-containing protein, whose translation MAEFDKPSSTEDEYFAREDIEKKRKLALQQAGQLAAQQREDLRKLHHMKCPKCGLDLHTLKKGKVEIDTCFECKGVWLDAGELEQVLHQGSENNGKVMGAILNLFKRS comes from the coding sequence ATGGCCGAGTTCGACAAGCCGTCGTCCACCGAGGATGAGTACTTCGCCCGCGAGGATATCGAGAAGAAGCGCAAGCTCGCCCTCCAGCAAGCCGGCCAGCTGGCCGCCCAGCAGCGGGAGGACCTCCGGAAGCTCCACCACATGAAGTGCCCCAAGTGCGGCCTGGACCTGCACACGCTGAAGAAGGGGAAGGTGGAGATTGACACCTGCTTCGAGTGCAAGGGCGTCTGGCTGGATGCGGGCGAGCTGGAGCAGGTGCTGCACCAGGGCTCGGAGAACAATGGCAAGGTGATGGGCGCCATCCTCAACCTGTTCAAGCGCAGCTAG
- the gatC gene encoding Asp-tRNA(Asn)/Glu-tRNA(Gln) amidotransferase subunit GatC: MKLTLEQVRHVAALARLSLSPEEERRYATQLSAVLDAVAQLQELDVSGVEPTSHATLAASLLREDVTRPSLPPEKGLANAPSKVGTRFAVPKIIE; encoded by the coding sequence ATGAAGCTCACGCTCGAGCAGGTCCGTCATGTGGCCGCCCTGGCCCGGCTGTCGTTGTCACCCGAGGAGGAGCGGCGCTATGCCACGCAGCTCTCGGCGGTGCTCGACGCGGTGGCTCAGCTCCAGGAACTCGACGTGAGCGGCGTGGAGCCCACCTCTCACGCGACGCTCGCGGCCTCGCTGCTGCGCGAGGACGTGACGCGTCCGTCCCTGCCGCCGGAGAAGGGGCTGGCCAATGCCCCCTCGAAGGTCGGTACCCGTTTCGCCGTCCCGAAGATCATCGAGTAA
- the gatA gene encoding Asp-tRNA(Asn)/Glu-tRNA(Gln) amidotransferase subunit GatA — protein sequence MSLTELSMLELAAKLASGEVTSLEATRACLTRIAQVEGKVKAFLRLDEKGALAAAEASDARRKAGNPASPLDGVPIGLKDIFLTEGTETTCASRILQGFIPPYDATVVRLLKEAGLPILGKLNMDEFAMGSSTEGSAFGPTYNPWDLERTPGGSSGGSAAAVAACEVFGALGTDTGGSIRQPAALTNTVGLKPTYGRVSRYGVIAYASSLDQVGPMTRTVADTAALLQLLARHDPLDSTSAKADAPDYREDLEGGVRGLRLGVPREYFTEGMDPEVEQAVREALKAYERMGATLVDVSLPHTKYALATYYLLATAEASSNLARYDGIRYGQRAKDAKGLKELYGLTRDRGFGAEVKRRIMLGTYALSAGYYDAYYLRAQKVRTLIRQDFAGAFEQVDALLSPTSPVPAFKLGEKVADPLSMYLMDVFTLPCNLAGLPGLSLPCGFTKSNLPIGLQILGKPFDEARLLRIGRAFEREHGFTRRFPAL from the coding sequence ATGTCCCTGACCGAACTGTCGATGCTGGAGCTGGCGGCGAAGCTCGCCTCGGGGGAAGTCACCTCCCTGGAGGCCACGCGCGCGTGCCTGACGCGCATTGCCCAGGTGGAGGGGAAGGTGAAGGCCTTCCTGCGCCTGGACGAGAAGGGCGCCCTGGCCGCCGCCGAGGCCAGCGATGCGCGCCGCAAGGCGGGCAATCCCGCGAGCCCCCTGGACGGGGTGCCCATCGGGCTCAAGGACATCTTCCTGACGGAGGGCACGGAGACGACGTGCGCCTCGCGCATCCTCCAGGGCTTCATTCCCCCGTATGACGCCACGGTGGTGCGCCTCCTGAAGGAGGCGGGCCTGCCCATCCTGGGCAAGCTGAACATGGACGAGTTCGCCATGGGCTCGTCCACCGAGGGCAGCGCGTTCGGCCCGACGTACAACCCGTGGGACCTGGAGCGGACCCCCGGCGGCTCCTCGGGCGGTTCGGCGGCGGCGGTGGCGGCGTGTGAAGTCTTCGGTGCCCTGGGGACGGACACGGGCGGCTCCATCCGCCAGCCCGCGGCGCTCACCAACACGGTGGGGCTCAAGCCCACGTACGGCCGGGTGTCGCGCTACGGCGTCATCGCCTACGCCTCGTCGCTGGACCAGGTGGGGCCCATGACGCGCACGGTGGCGGACACCGCGGCGCTGCTGCAGCTCCTCGCCCGGCACGACCCGCTCGACTCGACCTCCGCGAAGGCCGACGCGCCCGACTACCGGGAGGACCTGGAGGGCGGCGTGCGGGGCCTCCGGCTGGGGGTGCCCCGCGAGTACTTCACCGAGGGCATGGATCCCGAGGTGGAGCAGGCGGTGCGCGAGGCGCTGAAGGCCTACGAGCGCATGGGCGCGACGCTGGTGGACGTGTCGCTGCCCCACACGAAGTACGCCCTGGCCACGTATTACCTCCTGGCCACCGCGGAGGCCTCCAGCAACCTGGCCCGCTATGACGGCATCCGCTACGGCCAGCGCGCGAAGGATGCGAAGGGGCTGAAGGAGCTCTACGGCCTGACGCGGGACCGGGGCTTCGGGGCCGAGGTCAAACGCCGCATCATGCTGGGCACCTATGCCCTGTCCGCGGGCTACTACGACGCCTACTACCTCCGGGCCCAGAAGGTCCGCACGCTGATCCGCCAGGACTTCGCGGGCGCCTTCGAGCAGGTGGATGCCCTGCTGTCGCCCACCTCCCCGGTGCCCGCCTTCAAGCTGGGCGAGAAGGTGGCGGACCCGCTGTCCATGTACCTCATGGACGTGTTCACCCTGCCGTGCAACCTGGCGGGGCTGCCGGGCCTGTCGCTGCCGTGTGGGTTCACGAAGTCGAACCTGCCCATCGGGCTGCAGATTCTCGGCAAGCCCTTCGACGAGGCCCGTCTGCTGCGCATCGGCCGCGCCTTCGAGCGCGAGCACGGTTTCACCCGCCGGTTCCCGGCGCTCTAG
- the gatB gene encoding Asp-tRNA(Asn)/Glu-tRNA(Gln) amidotransferase subunit GatB: MPLNDFQAVIGLEVHAQLLTKSKLFCGCSTEFGAEPNQNTCPVCLAMPGVLPVLNQRVAEFAIRTGLALGCTIKKTSVWSRKNYFYPDLPKGYQITQYDQPICEWGALTIDTPEGEKTIRIRRIHMEEDAGKNVHDAAVGESLVDLNRAGVPLLEIVSEPDLRSADEAVEYLKALRDVLVYLGVNDGNMEEGSFRCDVNVSVMRKGESQYGQRCELKNINSFRFIKQAAEYEISRHVEVLESGGKIDQETRLWDTQRGETRSMRSKEDAHDYRYFPEPDLPPLHLPDALIDEVAQGLPELPRAKFTRFMSQYGLPAYDAKLLCAERPLAEFFEACTQHFKDYKKLSNWFQGELARLLNESGGTVTISTLKFTPAQFGELLGAVEKGTLSNNAAKDVFAEMFREGKAPEAIIAEKGLAQVSDAGAVEAVVDDVLAKNAGEAEKYRAGKKQIFGFFVGQVMKAMKGKGNPALVNELLKKKLGD, translated from the coding sequence ATGCCCTTGAACGATTTCCAGGCCGTCATCGGGCTCGAGGTCCACGCCCAGCTGCTGACGAAGTCGAAGCTCTTCTGCGGCTGCTCCACGGAGTTCGGCGCGGAGCCCAATCAGAACACCTGCCCGGTGTGCCTCGCGATGCCGGGGGTGCTCCCGGTGCTCAACCAGCGCGTGGCGGAGTTCGCCATCCGCACGGGGCTGGCGCTCGGCTGCACCATCAAGAAGACGAGCGTGTGGAGCCGGAAGAACTACTTCTATCCGGACCTGCCCAAGGGCTACCAGATCACCCAGTATGATCAGCCCATCTGCGAGTGGGGCGCGCTCACCATCGACACCCCGGAAGGGGAGAAGACGATCCGCATCCGCCGCATCCACATGGAGGAGGACGCGGGCAAGAACGTGCACGACGCGGCCGTGGGCGAGAGCCTGGTGGACCTCAACCGCGCGGGGGTGCCGCTCCTGGAGATCGTCAGCGAGCCGGACCTGCGCAGCGCGGACGAGGCGGTGGAGTACCTCAAGGCCTTGCGGGACGTGCTCGTGTACCTGGGGGTGAACGACGGCAACATGGAGGAGGGCTCCTTCCGCTGCGACGTGAACGTCTCGGTGATGCGTAAGGGCGAGAGCCAGTACGGCCAGCGCTGCGAGCTGAAGAACATCAACTCCTTCCGGTTCATCAAGCAGGCCGCCGAGTACGAGATCTCCCGGCACGTGGAGGTGCTCGAGTCGGGCGGCAAGATCGACCAGGAGACGCGGCTCTGGGACACGCAGCGGGGCGAGACGCGCTCCATGCGCTCCAAGGAGGACGCGCACGACTACCGCTACTTCCCGGAGCCGGACCTGCCGCCGCTGCACCTGCCGGACGCGCTCATCGACGAGGTGGCGCAGGGGTTGCCGGAGCTGCCGCGCGCGAAGTTCACGCGCTTCATGAGCCAGTACGGCCTGCCCGCCTACGACGCCAAGCTCCTGTGCGCCGAGCGCCCGCTGGCGGAGTTCTTCGAGGCGTGCACCCAGCACTTCAAGGACTACAAGAAGCTCTCCAACTGGTTCCAGGGGGAGCTGGCGCGCCTGCTGAACGAGAGCGGCGGCACGGTGACCATCTCCACGCTCAAGTTCACGCCGGCGCAGTTCGGCGAGCTGCTGGGGGCGGTGGAGAAGGGGACCCTGTCGAACAACGCCGCCAAGGACGTGTTCGCGGAGATGTTCCGCGAGGGCAAGGCGCCGGAGGCCATCATCGCCGAGAAGGGCCTGGCGCAGGTCAGCGACGCGGGCGCGGTGGAGGCGGTGGTGGACGACGTGCTGGCCAAGAACGCGGGCGAGGCCGAGAAGTACCGCGCGGGCAAGAAGCAGATCTTCGGCTTCTTCGTGGGCCAGGTGATGAAGGCGATGAAGGGCAAGGGCAACCCCGCCCTCGTCAACGAGCTTCTCAAGAAGAAGCTCGGAGACTGA
- a CDS encoding isopenicillin N synthase family dioxygenase has protein sequence MSTRRVPLVHLAHYRSGTPQERARFVQVFGDALKEFGFVSVEGHGIEDGLIRRTYADVERFFQLPEAVKQCYAVPGGGGQRGYTGFGQEHAKNRTVGDLKEFWHVGRELSPSHPHFSPQYGSNVWPSEVLTFQENTRALFNALDGAAAVMLQALAEYFGVERTTFSAMAEDGNSILRLIHYPPLKERFIPGGVRAAEHEDINLITLLCEGTASGLELLTRDGEWLPVDTLRGQIVVDSGDMLSRVTNNVIPATTHRVVNPKSGEQDTTRYSMPFFVHPYPQCVLKPIPGTTTAEHPVPPPPITADAFLQQRLREIGLIK, from the coding sequence ATGTCCACCCGCCGCGTTCCGCTCGTTCATCTGGCCCACTACCGCTCCGGGACGCCCCAGGAGCGCGCCCGCTTCGTTCAAGTCTTCGGGGATGCACTCAAGGAGTTTGGCTTCGTCTCGGTGGAGGGACATGGCATCGAAGATGGCCTCATCCGCCGCACCTACGCGGACGTGGAGCGCTTCTTCCAGCTCCCCGAGGCGGTGAAGCAATGCTACGCCGTCCCGGGCGGCGGCGGCCAGCGCGGCTACACCGGCTTCGGCCAGGAGCACGCGAAGAACCGCACCGTGGGAGACCTCAAGGAGTTCTGGCACGTCGGGCGGGAGCTGTCCCCCTCCCACCCACACTTCTCCCCGCAGTACGGTTCCAACGTGTGGCCCTCGGAAGTTCTCACTTTCCAAGAGAACACGCGGGCGCTCTTCAACGCGCTCGATGGGGCCGCGGCGGTGATGCTCCAGGCCCTGGCGGAGTACTTCGGCGTGGAGCGCACCACCTTCAGCGCCATGGCGGAGGATGGCAACTCCATCCTCCGGCTCATCCACTATCCGCCCCTCAAGGAGCGCTTCATCCCCGGCGGGGTCCGCGCCGCCGAGCACGAGGACATCAACCTCATCACCCTGCTCTGCGAGGGCACCGCGTCCGGCCTGGAGCTGCTCACGCGCGATGGGGAGTGGCTGCCCGTGGACACGCTGCGCGGGCAGATCGTCGTGGACTCGGGCGACATGCTCAGCCGCGTCACCAACAACGTCATCCCCGCCACCACCCACCGCGTCGTGAACCCGAAGAGCGGCGAGCAGGACACCACGCGCTACTCCATGCCCTTCTTCGTCCACCCCTATCCGCAGTGCGTGCTGAAGCCCATTCCGGGCACCACCACGGCCGAGCACCCGGTGCCCCCGCCCCCCATCACCGCGGATGCGTTCCTCCAGCAGCGCCTGCGGGAGATCGGCCTCATCAAGTAG
- a CDS encoding serine/threonine-protein kinase produces the protein MRLAPDAGDEFEPLGAVEDVAGTDASEEPDPLLGTQLGSFRLIRRLGRGGMGAVYLGEHVSIGSRMAVKVLHEHLAAYPELVQRFHAEARAVNLIGHENIVSIVDLNAAPPRPYLIMEYLEGTPLSSYVGTPMKASQWVPILAQACEALHAAHLRGIVHRDLKPDNIFLVQRAQGAAPFVKVLDFGIAKLLDSAGPQTQAGIIVGTPEYMAPEQSQTGRIDGRADVYAFGVIAYQLATGQLPFTVEGSAAQLVAHQTQLPAPPRSVCPDVSPVIEAVILRALAKSITERYQTTLELRAALEEALAEERRGGNAPVAAAPPSGAALDALSRRRARPVEVPAKVVLRPGAPPEQLVCSDIARGGLFLRMESSLPPLFSRVQVTLELDRGPLTSTCEVVRHVTPEQAKLWGMAPGFGVQFVEPPADLKAAVAQILRGGTGNTPLSVSPPVLDAEVSALVAPYLSHLQQDYYTFLSLSQDAGFEAVRGRVRTALSELEGLRARQLSSAQRALLDSVLTRVRDAGETLGNLTRRALYDAGLGNFRGVECCLAAGLTVTQLDALHREFLTRKPSAAGAARVHTLTGNAYERDGQLAKALDAYERGLAADPLDLQLLQRYRTVRRALAQRSVP, from the coding sequence ATGAGGCTTGCCCCAGATGCCGGCGACGAATTCGAACCCCTGGGGGCGGTGGAGGACGTTGCCGGCACCGATGCGTCCGAGGAGCCGGATCCCCTGCTGGGCACGCAGCTGGGCAGCTTCCGGCTGATACGGCGGTTGGGCCGGGGCGGGATGGGGGCGGTGTACCTGGGCGAGCACGTCTCCATCGGCAGCCGCATGGCGGTGAAGGTGCTGCACGAGCACCTGGCCGCGTATCCGGAGCTGGTGCAGCGCTTCCATGCGGAGGCGCGGGCCGTGAACCTCATCGGCCACGAGAACATCGTCAGCATCGTCGACCTGAACGCCGCGCCCCCGCGCCCCTACCTCATCATGGAGTACCTGGAGGGCACGCCGCTGTCCTCGTACGTGGGCACGCCCATGAAGGCCTCGCAGTGGGTGCCCATCCTCGCCCAGGCGTGCGAGGCGCTGCATGCGGCGCACCTGCGGGGTATCGTCCACCGCGACCTCAAGCCCGACAACATCTTCCTCGTGCAGCGCGCGCAGGGCGCCGCGCCCTTCGTGAAGGTGCTCGACTTCGGCATCGCCAAGCTCCTGGACAGCGCGGGCCCCCAGACGCAGGCCGGCATCATCGTGGGCACGCCCGAGTACATGGCCCCGGAGCAGTCCCAGACGGGGCGCATCGACGGCCGGGCGGACGTGTACGCGTTCGGGGTGATTGCCTACCAGCTCGCCACGGGGCAACTGCCCTTCACCGTGGAGGGGTCCGCCGCGCAGCTCGTGGCGCACCAGACGCAGCTGCCCGCGCCGCCCCGCTCGGTGTGTCCGGACGTGTCCCCGGTGATCGAGGCGGTCATCCTGCGGGCGCTCGCCAAGTCCATCACGGAGCGCTACCAGACGACGCTGGAGCTGCGGGCCGCGCTGGAAGAGGCGCTGGCCGAGGAGCGCCGGGGCGGCAATGCCCCCGTGGCCGCCGCGCCCCCTTCCGGGGCCGCGCTCGATGCGCTGTCCCGGCGGAGGGCCCGCCCCGTGGAGGTGCCGGCCAAGGTGGTGCTCCGGCCCGGCGCCCCGCCCGAGCAACTGGTGTGCTCGGACATTGCCCGGGGTGGGCTGTTCCTGCGCATGGAGTCGTCCCTGCCGCCCCTCTTCTCGCGCGTCCAGGTGACGCTGGAGCTGGACCGGGGGCCGCTGACGTCCACGTGCGAGGTGGTGCGGCACGTCACCCCCGAGCAGGCCAAGCTCTGGGGCATGGCGCCCGGCTTCGGCGTCCAGTTCGTGGAGCCTCCCGCGGACCTGAAGGCCGCCGTGGCCCAGATTCTGCGCGGGGGCACGGGCAACACCCCGCTGTCGGTGTCCCCTCCCGTGCTGGATGCGGAGGTCTCCGCCCTGGTGGCGCCGTACCTCTCGCACCTGCAGCAGGACTACTACACGTTCCTGTCGCTCTCGCAGGACGCGGGCTTCGAGGCCGTCCGGGGGCGGGTGAGGACCGCGCTCTCGGAGCTGGAGGGGCTCCGGGCCCGGCAGCTCTCCTCGGCCCAGCGGGCGCTGCTGGACTCGGTGCTCACGCGCGTCCGGGACGCGGGCGAGACGCTGGGCAACCTCACCCGGCGGGCCCTGTATGACGCGGGGCTGGGCAACTTCCGGGGCGTGGAGTGCTGCCTGGCCGCGGGGCTCACCGTCACCCAGCTGGATGCGCTGCACCGGGAGTTCCTGACCCGGAAGCCCAGCGCGGCGGGGGCCGCCCGGGTCCACACCCTCACGGGCAATGCCTACGAGCGGGATGGGCAGCTGGCCAAGGCCCTGGATGCCTACGAGCGGGGGCTGGCGGCCGACCCGTTGGATCTCCAGCTGCTGCAGCGCTACCGCACGGTGCGCCGGGCCCTGGCCCAGCGCTCGGTGCCTTAA
- the rplU gene encoding 50S ribosomal protein L21, translating to MYAVIRTGGKQYRVAEGDVLRIEKVAGDVGTEVTFNDILLLGGTDSPKVGRPTVSGAKVVGKILAQDKHRRVLHFRKEKEGWTRRRGHRQPYTEVKVTSIAG from the coding sequence ATGTACGCAGTGATTCGCACGGGCGGTAAGCAGTACCGCGTTGCCGAGGGCGATGTGCTCCGCATCGAGAAGGTCGCGGGCGATGTCGGCACTGAGGTGACCTTCAACGACATCCTCCTGCTGGGCGGCACGGACTCTCCCAAGGTGGGCCGGCCGACGGTCAGCGGCGCCAAGGTGGTGGGGAAGATCCTCGCGCAGGACAAGCACCGCCGCGTCCTCCATTTCCGCAAGGAGAAGGAAGGCTGGACGCGCCGCCGGGGCCACCGTCAGCCGTACACCGAGGTCAAGGTTACCTCCATCGCGGGCTAG
- the rpmA gene encoding 50S ribosomal protein L27, whose product MAHKKGQGSSRNGRDSNAQRRGVKVYGGEAVSAGSILVRQLGTVIHAGTNVKLGRDYTLYSTVDGVVKYERLGRDRKKVSVYPAEASAA is encoded by the coding sequence ATGGCTCATAAAAAGGGACAGGGTTCTTCTCGCAACGGCCGCGATTCGAATGCGCAGCGCCGGGGCGTCAAGGTGTACGGCGGCGAGGCAGTGTCCGCGGGCAGCATCCTCGTGCGGCAGCTGGGCACGGTCATCCACGCGGGCACCAACGTGAAGCTGGGCCGTGACTACACCCTCTACTCCACGGTGGACGGGGTGGTGAAGTACGAGCGGCTGGGGCGTGACCGCAAGAAGGTCTCGGTCTATCCGGCTGAGGCGAGCGCCGCCTAG
- the obgE gene encoding GTPase ObgE: MKFVDEVRIFVKAGDGGNGAVSFRREKFIERGGPNGGDGGNGGSVVFVANPQLTTLLDFRYQQHHRAKNGENGMGSDCNGRGAEDMILQVPVGTLIRSTDTGELLVDLSAPEQRYVAAQGGRGGLGNMNFATSTRQTPRFAQDGTKGEEVTLTLELKLLADVGLLGFPNAGKSTFISRVSRARPKVADYPFTTLVPNLGMVQYKDNLSFVMADIPGIIEGASEGVGLGHQFLRHVERCKVLIHLIDLGAEGEGREPLQDFDILNRELEKYSAELARKPQVVAANKLDLTHARERLEALANALRERGIAVFPVSTATGEGMQALMDATAEVLFTGRTDKLRVEPPAKPASRTAAQKAPARKAPVKKAAPRKAAAKKAPAKKAPVKKAAPRKVAKKAPAKKAPVKKAPVRKASAKKAPAKKAAVKRAPAKKATPKKAPARKSSAKPVRAKGRRS, encoded by the coding sequence ATGAAATTCGTCGATGAAGTCCGCATCTTCGTGAAGGCCGGGGACGGGGGGAACGGCGCCGTCTCCTTCCGCCGGGAGAAGTTCATCGAGCGCGGCGGGCCCAACGGAGGGGATGGGGGCAACGGCGGCTCGGTGGTGTTCGTGGCGAACCCCCAGCTCACCACGCTCCTGGACTTCCGCTACCAGCAGCACCACCGGGCGAAGAACGGTGAGAACGGCATGGGCAGCGACTGCAACGGCCGGGGCGCCGAGGACATGATCCTCCAGGTCCCGGTGGGCACGCTCATCCGTTCGACGGACACGGGCGAGCTGCTGGTGGACCTGAGCGCGCCGGAGCAGCGCTACGTGGCCGCCCAGGGCGGGCGCGGCGGCCTGGGCAACATGAATTTCGCCACCTCGACGCGGCAGACGCCGCGCTTCGCCCAGGATGGGACGAAGGGCGAGGAAGTCACGCTCACCCTCGAGCTGAAGCTGCTGGCGGACGTGGGGCTGCTGGGCTTTCCCAACGCGGGCAAGAGCACCTTCATCTCCCGGGTGAGCCGGGCCCGGCCCAAGGTGGCGGACTACCCCTTCACCACGCTGGTGCCGAACCTCGGCATGGTCCAGTACAAGGACAACCTCTCGTTCGTGATGGCCGACATCCCCGGCATCATCGAGGGGGCCAGCGAGGGCGTGGGGCTGGGGCACCAGTTCTTGCGGCACGTGGAGCGCTGCAAGGTGCTCATCCACCTCATCGACCTGGGCGCGGAGGGCGAGGGGCGCGAGCCCCTGCAGGACTTCGACATCCTCAACCGCGAGCTGGAGAAGTACAGCGCGGAGCTGGCGAGGAAGCCGCAGGTGGTGGCTGCCAACAAGCTGGACCTCACGCACGCGCGGGAGCGCCTGGAGGCACTCGCCAACGCCCTGCGTGAGCGGGGCATCGCCGTGTTCCCGGTCTCCACCGCGACCGGCGAGGGCATGCAGGCGCTCATGGACGCCACCGCCGAGGTGCTCTTCACGGGCAGAACGGACAAGCTCCGCGTGGAGCCCCCGGCGAAGCCCGCGTCCCGGACGGCCGCCCAGAAGGCCCCCGCGCGGAAGGCGCCCGTGAAGAAGGCCGCTCCCCGGAAGGCGGCGGCGAAGAAGGCTCCCGCCAAGAAGGCGCCCGTGAAGAAGGCCGCTCCCCGGAAGGTGGCGAAGAAGGCTCCCGCCAAGAAGGCGCCCGTGAAGAAGGCGCCGGTCCGGAAGGCCTCGGCGAAAAAGGCCCCCGCGAAGAAGGCTGCGGTGAAGCGGGCTCCCGCGAAGAAGGCCACCCCCAAGAAGGCCCCCGCCCGGAAGTCCTCCGCGAAGCCGGTACGCGCGAAAGGGCGGAGGTCCTAG
- a CDS encoding TrmH family RNA methyltransferase, whose product MSGGGPRYAPFEGKPVEPESLLLDVRKEKIDRVVEQRTRTFTVVLDRLEDSFNMAAVLRTCEAMGVQEVHVVINPEAPFLPNSRVAQGCDKWLDVKLYKSFAECREHLKGRGFSLYASAIREGATSLYSMRFDAKVAIVFGNERFGVSEEVLAGVDGTFWIPMRGFSQSINISAAASACVSRVMAWREEHLGKVGDLSPEEAQELRERFYVLAVKQRKRIFKAQQP is encoded by the coding sequence ATGAGTGGGGGAGGTCCTCGGTACGCGCCATTCGAGGGCAAGCCCGTGGAGCCGGAGTCGCTCCTGCTCGACGTGCGCAAGGAGAAGATCGATCGCGTGGTGGAGCAGCGGACGCGAACGTTCACCGTCGTGCTGGACCGGTTGGAGGACAGCTTCAACATGGCCGCGGTGCTGCGGACGTGTGAGGCCATGGGCGTGCAGGAGGTGCACGTCGTCATCAACCCGGAGGCCCCCTTCCTTCCCAACTCGCGGGTGGCGCAGGGGTGCGACAAGTGGCTGGACGTGAAGCTCTACAAGTCGTTCGCCGAGTGCCGGGAGCACCTCAAGGGGCGGGGCTTCTCGCTGTATGCCTCGGCCATCCGGGAGGGCGCCACGAGCCTCTACTCGATGCGCTTCGACGCGAAGGTCGCCATCGTGTTCGGCAACGAGCGCTTCGGGGTGAGCGAGGAGGTGCTCGCAGGCGTGGATGGCACCTTCTGGATTCCCATGCGGGGCTTCAGCCAGAGCATCAACATCTCGGCGGCCGCCTCCGCGTGCGTGAGCCGCGTCATGGCCTGGCGCGAGGAGCACCTGGGCAAGGTGGGAGACCTCTCCCCCGAGGAAGCCCAGGAACTCCGGGAGCGCTTCTATGTGCTGGCTGTCAAACAGAGGAAGCGGATTTTCAAGGCCCAGCAGCCGTGA